One window of the Chryseobacterium shigense genome contains the following:
- a CDS encoding HAD-IIIC family phosphatase, which yields MYKTFSELKKELRRDIPQLKTIKLALLGDTATQFLNVALKGTAVNEGFKLEIFEADFGQISRQILDPTSEYYEFNADYTIIFESSHKLLSQYYKSYDTQVGFAENKISYIEDLYRTIQSRTKSRVIYCNFPGINNQVFGNFSNKVESSFVFQLNKLNYLLSAELAIKNDNFFIADLLSIQNKWGRDFMFSPNIYVNTEMVLSLDALPIVAHHITGIISSLEGKFKKCLILDLDNTTWGGIIGDDGLEKIQIGSLGIGKAFTEFQYWVKALQRRGIILAVCSKNDEDKAKEPFEKHPDMVLKLDDIAVFVANWENKADNIRKIQSILNIGFDSMVFLDDNPFERNIVRENLPEVCVPELPEDPAEYLEYLYGLNLFETSSFSENDAERTKQYQVEAQRAGDLDSFTNVEDFLKSMNMVSDVKSFDSFSKPRVSQLTQRSNQFNLRTVRYTEQDVDSLINSEEHYTISFTLEDKYGDNGLICVIVLEKKDSETLFIDTWLMSCRVLKRGMEDFTLNTIVETARKNGFKKVVGEYLPTAKNQMVKDHYEKLGFTNEDDKWVLNVDNYQSKEVYINTKI from the coding sequence ATGTACAAAACGTTTTCAGAACTGAAAAAGGAACTCCGCAGAGATATCCCTCAGCTTAAGACAATAAAGTTGGCATTACTGGGTGATACCGCTACCCAGTTTCTCAATGTTGCTTTGAAAGGTACTGCTGTGAATGAAGGCTTTAAGCTGGAAATTTTCGAAGCAGATTTTGGCCAGATTTCAAGACAGATCCTGGATCCTACTTCGGAATATTATGAGTTTAATGCAGATTACACCATTATCTTTGAGTCTTCTCATAAATTATTAAGCCAGTATTATAAGTCTTATGATACGCAAGTTGGTTTTGCAGAGAATAAAATATCCTATATTGAAGATCTTTACCGCACTATTCAGAGCCGGACCAAAAGCCGGGTTATTTACTGTAATTTTCCGGGGATTAATAACCAGGTTTTCGGAAACTTTTCAAACAAGGTGGAATCTTCTTTTGTTTTCCAGCTGAATAAACTGAATTATCTGCTTTCTGCAGAGCTGGCAATTAAGAATGATAACTTCTTTATTGCAGATCTTCTTTCAATACAGAATAAATGGGGGAGAGACTTTATGTTTTCTCCAAACATCTACGTGAATACAGAAATGGTACTTTCATTGGATGCCCTTCCGATTGTTGCCCATCATATCACCGGAATTATTTCTTCTCTGGAAGGAAAATTCAAAAAATGCCTGATCCTTGATCTGGATAATACAACATGGGGTGGTATCATCGGAGACGACGGTCTGGAAAAAATTCAGATAGGAAGTTTGGGTATAGGTAAAGCCTTTACGGAATTCCAATACTGGGTGAAGGCACTTCAGAGAAGAGGAATAATTCTTGCCGTTTGCAGTAAAAATGATGAAGATAAAGCCAAAGAGCCTTTTGAAAAACATCCCGATATGGTCCTTAAGCTGGATGATATTGCCGTTTTTGTGGCTAACTGGGAAAATAAAGCAGATAACATCAGAAAAATCCAGAGTATCCTGAATATTGGCTTTGATTCTATGGTGTTTCTTGATGACAATCCGTTTGAAAGAAATATTGTTCGCGAAAATCTTCCCGAAGTCTGCGTTCCTGAGTTACCTGAAGATCCGGCAGAATACCTTGAATATCTGTACGGGCTGAATCTTTTTGAAACCTCCAGTTTTTCTGAGAATGATGCGGAGCGAACCAAACAATATCAGGTAGAAGCACAGCGCGCAGGTGATCTGGACAGCTTTACCAATGTAGAAGACTTTCTGAAAAGCATGAATATGGTTTCCGATGTGAAATCTTTCGATAGTTTTTCAAAGCCAAGGGTTTCACAGCTTACCCAGCGTTCCAACCAGTTTAATTTAAGGACGGTAAGATACACGGAACAGGATGTAGACAGCCTGATCAATTCTGAAGAACATTACACCATTTCCTTCACACTGGAAGATAAATACGGAGATAATGGACTGATCTGTGTGATTGTTCTGGAAAAGAAAGATTCAGAAACACTTTTCATAGATACATGGCTGATGAGCTGCCGTGTTCTGAAACGCGGAATGGAAGATTTTACCCTGAATACCATTGTAGAAACTGCCAGAAAAAATGGATTTAAAAAGGTGGTGGGAGAATATCTTCCTACGGCAAAAAACCAGATGGTAAAAGATCACTATGAAAAACTAGGATTTACAAACGAGGATGATAAATGGGTGCTGAATGTTGATAATTACCAGTCAAAAGAAGTTTATATAAACACTAAAATATGA
- a CDS encoding glycosyltransferase, whose protein sequence is MSDSKKIKVLFRHRSMEMGGVEKVILSILHNLNPEKFDITVCLNLNQGELRNEFPEHVKKIYLTDGKEDLSKNPLVHKLQLVRRRLKLSSALKNHKISDRLLGNKKFDIEIAPTYSAFSSVINSSNKASKKIGWFHSEINVPTLQPLVPDILENFPQFDHMIYCSQKIKDLMHKYYPEMKYPEESVVINAIPIDEIKKKAQEKAEPLPEGPVFVSVGRLHNRKGYHKLIDAHKKLIDEGFHHSIVIVGSGEEMKNLTEQIRANNVQDTFILSGNRMNPYPYVKNADYFILPSESEAWPLVIAEALILQKPIIATDTGDVGVMIKDRETGYLINYETEEMYAAMKAFLTNPELVAGIRKNLETIEDQFDNQKIFDAVERILEDLYEKN, encoded by the coding sequence ATGTCAGACAGCAAAAAAATAAAAGTTCTTTTCAGACACCGTTCTATGGAAATGGGTGGTGTAGAAAAAGTAATTCTCAGTATTCTCCACAATCTCAATCCTGAAAAGTTTGACATCACAGTATGCCTGAATCTTAATCAGGGAGAGCTTAGAAATGAATTTCCTGAACATGTTAAAAAGATATATCTTACCGATGGAAAAGAAGATCTTTCTAAAAACCCTTTAGTCCATAAACTGCAGTTAGTGCGTAGAAGACTGAAACTTTCCAGTGCTTTGAAAAACCATAAAATTTCAGATCGCCTTTTGGGAAATAAAAAATTTGACATCGAAATTGCGCCTACATACTCAGCTTTTTCATCCGTTATCAATTCCAGCAACAAAGCTTCAAAGAAAATAGGATGGTTTCATTCCGAAATCAATGTCCCTACTTTACAGCCATTGGTTCCTGATATCCTTGAAAATTTTCCGCAGTTTGACCATATGATCTACTGCTCTCAAAAGATCAAGGATCTGATGCACAAATACTATCCGGAGATGAAATATCCTGAAGAAAGTGTTGTGATCAATGCCATTCCTATTGATGAAATCAAGAAAAAAGCTCAGGAAAAGGCAGAACCGCTTCCCGAAGGCCCTGTTTTTGTTTCGGTAGGCCGTCTTCATAACAGAAAGGGTTACCATAAACTGATTGATGCCCATAAAAAACTGATTGATGAAGGATTCCACCACAGTATTGTTATTGTAGGCAGTGGTGAGGAGATGAAAAACCTTACCGAACAGATTCGTGCAAATAATGTCCAGGATACGTTTATTTTAAGCGGGAACAGGATGAATCCTTATCCTTATGTAAAAAATGCGGATTACTTCATTCTGCCATCCGAATCTGAAGCCTGGCCGTTGGTAATTGCCGAAGCCCTTATACTTCAGAAGCCGATCATTGCTACCGATACAGGAGATGTAGGAGTGATGATTAAAGACAGGGAAACCGGTTACCTCATCAATTATGAAACGGAAGAGATGTACGCCGCTATGAAAGCCTTCCTAACAAATCCTGAACTGGTTGCCGGGATCAGAAAAAACCTGGAAACTATTGAGGACCAGTTCGACAATCAGAAAATCTTTGATGCAGTGGAAAGAATTCTTGAAGATCTTTACGAAAAAAATTAA
- a CDS encoding acyltransferase: MFHVFLNKASLEAAKNRGMKVGKNFNMPDKIYFGTEPYLIEIGDDVNIAAGVRFVNHGGTTTLLRKLPGYENARIFGWIKIGNNSTIGINCVITHDVHIGNNCILGANSVLSQSMPDNTVFIGNPAQFLCTIEDYGDIVLKSSPEYPRELEKDRKKLDEYIKANLPYKFKKARKIK; encoded by the coding sequence ATGTTTCATGTTTTTCTTAATAAGGCAAGCCTTGAAGCAGCAAAAAACCGTGGTATGAAGGTCGGGAAAAATTTTAATATGCCTGACAAAATTTACTTCGGAACAGAGCCATACCTTATAGAAATTGGGGATGATGTTAATATTGCTGCCGGAGTAAGATTTGTGAATCACGGGGGCACTACCACTCTTTTAAGAAAACTTCCCGGTTATGAAAATGCAAGAATTTTCGGATGGATAAAAATTGGAAACAACAGCACAATCGGAATAAACTGCGTGATTACTCATGATGTACATATTGGAAACAATTGTATTTTGGGGGCCAATTCTGTTTTGTCACAATCTATGCCAGACAATACGGTCTTTATTGGTAATCCTGCACAGTTTTTATGTACAATAGAAGATTATGGTGATATTGTTCTGAAAAGCAGCCCGGAATATCCCAGAGAACTGGAAAAAGACAGAAAAAAACTGGATGAATATATCAAGGCTAACCTTCCGTATAAATTCAAAAAAGCCAGGAAAATAAAATAA
- a CDS encoding SDR family NAD(P)-dependent oxidoreductase: protein MNRFSLKDKTILITGASSGIGRSCSVECSNSGANLILIARNEEELQKTVSMLAPDTKAETLIADITNAENLEELIAEKVSVLGKISGFIHCAGIEKTLPLKKHTPQLYTDIFAVNVISGFEIAKILSLKKYKTETSSFVFISSVAGMVGEIGKAAYSASKGAVVSGARSLAMELSRSGVRVNSISPAMVNTPILEKMFENIGEDAAEEILKKHPLGIGEPEDVANACIFLLSDASKWITGSNLVVDGGYSAH from the coding sequence ATGAACAGGTTTTCTTTAAAAGATAAAACAATTCTTATTACAGGCGCTTCTTCCGGAATAGGGAGAAGCTGTTCTGTAGAATGCAGTAACAGCGGTGCAAACCTTATTCTTATTGCCAGAAACGAAGAGGAACTGCAGAAAACAGTCTCTATGTTGGCGCCGGATACCAAAGCCGAAACTCTTATTGCAGATATTACCAATGCTGAAAACCTTGAAGAACTGATCGCTGAAAAAGTATCTGTTTTAGGGAAAATATCAGGATTTATTCACTGTGCGGGAATAGAAAAAACCCTTCCTTTGAAAAAGCATACCCCTCAGCTTTATACAGATATTTTTGCAGTTAATGTAATCTCAGGTTTTGAAATTGCCAAAATTTTATCCCTTAAAAAATACAAAACCGAAACTTCCAGTTTTGTCTTCATTTCCTCAGTTGCAGGAATGGTGGGCGAAATAGGAAAGGCCGCTTACTCAGCAAGTAAGGGAGCTGTAGTTTCCGGAGCCCGTTCTCTGGCAATGGAGCTTTCAAGAAGCGGGGTAAGGGTCAACAGTATAAGCCCGGCGATGGTCAATACTCCCATACTGGAAAAAATGTTTGAAAACATTGGTGAAGATGCCGCAGAAGAAATCCTTAAAAAGCATCCGCTGGGAATCGGGGAGCCCGAAGATGTGGCTAATGCCTGCATTTTCCTGCTTTCGGATGCCTCAAAATGGATCACAGGATCAAATCTTGTGGTGGACGGAGGATATTCCGCCCATTAA
- a CDS encoding serine O-acetyltransferase, with product MSYTVIQKDFYRESGTWLSSFEIWKKCINPNLHFIYVLRKAQQYHKKPVLGVFWKFVLRHYQIKYGYQIYPETEIGEGFYLGHWGSLVINPKAKIGKNCNIAQGVTIGQQNRGKFQGFPTISDEVWIGANAVIVGGVTIGKNVLIAPNSYVNFDVPANSVVVGNPGTVYSTESATESYINNKI from the coding sequence ATGAGTTATACGGTTATACAAAAAGATTTTTACAGGGAGAGCGGAACGTGGCTCTCTTCATTCGAGATCTGGAAAAAATGTATCAATCCGAACCTGCATTTTATTTATGTCTTAAGAAAAGCCCAGCAATATCATAAAAAGCCTGTTTTAGGAGTATTCTGGAAATTCGTCCTCAGACATTACCAGATAAAATACGGCTACCAGATTTATCCTGAGACTGAAATCGGGGAAGGCTTTTACCTGGGGCACTGGGGAAGTCTGGTTATTAATCCTAAAGCTAAAATTGGAAAGAACTGCAATATTGCACAGGGTGTAACCATCGGCCAGCAAAACCGTGGTAAATTTCAAGGTTTCCCTACCATTTCCGATGAAGTCTGGATAGGCGCCAATGCCGTAATTGTAGGGGGTGTTACTATTGGAAAAAATGTTTTGATTGCCCCCAATTCGTATGTAAATTTTGATGTTCCTGCCAATTCTGTAGTGGTTGGCAACCCGGGAACAGTTTATTCAACAGAAAGCGCTACAGAGTCCTATATCAACAATAAAATATAA
- a CDS encoding phosphopantetheine-binding protein yields MKTSVFLEKLQEELEEDETLTVETNLKQLESYDSISLLSVIAFVDENFDKKIDTKHFKDIETVSDLMNVIGKENFED; encoded by the coding sequence ATGAAAACATCCGTTTTTTTAGAGAAATTACAAGAAGAATTAGAAGAAGACGAAACATTAACCGTTGAAACCAATCTGAAACAGCTTGAAAGCTATGATTCTATCAGTCTGCTTTCCGTAATTGCATTTGTTGATGAAAATTTTGATAAGAAAATTGATACAAAGCACTTCAAAGACATAGAAACTGTTTCTGATCTTATGAATGTTATTGGTAAAGAAAATTTTGAAGATTAA
- a CDS encoding acyltransferase family protein — MKISQITFTRFLAALAIVISHFNKDMFVYKTDYISNIFLKANVGVSYFFILSGFIMIVAYHRKEKIGYFEYYKNRFARIYPLYVVGLLLYLVTRYSNFNIINAFLYLFGLQSWIPGKAMILNFPGWSISVEFLFYLIFPVLYNHFYSKKNKSIWVVGIALWIITQVFSHLYEASPSYKGPHTESHEFLYYFPLMHVSEFLVGNLAGLFFVNNFKQKNYDIPVILFFAAVMLSLIFVPLFYHNGLMAVFFIPLILFISWNNGRLTKILALKPLEYLGEVSYAVYITHIPILYILREILKRQNYHLNINNVFWIYLVVLIITSVLFYQWIEKPLRDYLKKVNVR, encoded by the coding sequence ATGAAGATAAGCCAGATTACCTTTACCAGATTCCTTGCAGCTTTAGCTATTGTTATTTCCCATTTTAACAAAGATATGTTTGTCTATAAGACAGATTATATTTCAAATATCTTTTTAAAGGCGAATGTAGGAGTAAGTTATTTTTTTATCCTTTCAGGATTCATCATGATTGTAGCTTACCATAGGAAAGAGAAAATCGGGTATTTTGAGTATTATAAGAACAGATTTGCAAGAATTTACCCCTTGTATGTGGTTGGATTGTTGCTTTATCTTGTGACAAGGTATTCAAACTTCAACATTATTAATGCTTTTTTATACCTGTTCGGTTTACAGAGCTGGATTCCCGGTAAGGCAATGATCCTGAATTTTCCGGGATGGTCTATATCCGTAGAATTCCTGTTTTACCTGATTTTCCCGGTATTGTATAATCATTTCTATTCCAAAAAAAACAAAAGTATATGGGTAGTGGGGATTGCTCTGTGGATTATTACACAGGTATTTTCCCATCTTTATGAAGCTTCACCGTCTTATAAAGGACCCCATACGGAAAGTCATGAATTTTTGTATTACTTCCCTCTGATGCATGTAAGTGAATTTTTAGTGGGAAACCTTGCAGGATTGTTTTTTGTAAACAACTTTAAGCAGAAAAATTATGATATTCCCGTAATCCTTTTCTTTGCGGCGGTTATGCTTTCACTGATCTTCGTTCCGCTTTTTTATCATAACGGGCTTATGGCAGTGTTCTTTATCCCGCTCATTCTTTTCATTTCATGGAATAACGGGCGGCTGACCAAGATTTTGGCATTAAAGCCATTGGAATATCTCGGGGAAGTAAGTTATGCGGTTTATATTACCCATATCCCCATTCTGTATATTCTGAGGGAGATCCTGAAACGGCAAAATTATCATCTTAATATTAACAATGTATTCTGGATTTATCTGGTAGTTCTTATTATTACCTCGGTGCTTTTTTATCAATGGATTGAAAAACCACTCAGGGATTATCTTAAAAAGGTAAATGTCAGATAA
- a CDS encoding 3-oxoacyl-ACP synthase III family protein has translation MECIFNTILNMSIIIVDLFFNFAKKKNLFNMIKVSKIEYYLPENVLTNEDLEKEFPEWSSDRIHEKVGIRQRHIASDGETVLELAVKSSEKLFENYDRNKVDFILFCTQSPDYFLPTTACILQDRLGLRRNIGAMDFNLGCSGFVYGLAFAKGLIAAGIAKSILLITSETYTKHINPKDKANRSIFGDASASVIVEKDENAKDYQFCLGTDGSGAENLIVKKGAFKTDFQLNPENEFHPENLYMNGPEIFNFTIENIPGLVRETLETNGVTMDDIDHFVFHQANSFMLNYLRKKTKIPAEKFYIDMENTGNTVSATIPIALRNMMDKGMLKEGDRVLMAGFGVGYSWGATVLEI, from the coding sequence ATGGAATGTATTTTTAATACTATTCTGAATATGAGCATCATTATTGTGGATTTGTTTTTTAATTTTGCAAAGAAAAAGAATTTATTTAATATGATAAAAGTTTCCAAAATAGAATATTATCTACCGGAGAATGTTCTTACTAATGAAGATCTTGAGAAAGAGTTCCCGGAATGGAGTTCAGACAGGATCCATGAAAAAGTAGGCATCAGGCAGCGTCATATAGCATCAGACGGCGAAACTGTACTGGAACTGGCCGTAAAATCTTCCGAAAAACTTTTCGAGAACTATGACAGGAATAAAGTAGATTTTATTCTTTTCTGCACCCAGAGTCCGGATTATTTTCTCCCCACTACAGCTTGTATTCTTCAGGACAGGCTTGGTCTCAGAAGGAATATAGGAGCAATGGATTTCAATCTTGGCTGTTCCGGATTCGTTTATGGACTGGCTTTTGCTAAAGGATTAATAGCAGCTGGTATTGCAAAAAGTATTCTGCTGATTACATCAGAAACCTATACCAAGCACATCAATCCGAAAGATAAAGCAAACCGCAGTATATTCGGGGATGCATCTGCATCTGTGATTGTAGAGAAAGATGAAAATGCCAAAGATTACCAGTTTTGCCTGGGAACAGACGGAAGCGGGGCCGAGAATCTTATTGTAAAAAAAGGAGCTTTCAAAACAGATTTTCAGCTCAATCCTGAAAACGAGTTTCATCCCGAAAACCTTTACATGAACGGACCTGAAATTTTTAATTTCACTATTGAAAATATCCCGGGTCTGGTAAGAGAAACCCTGGAAACCAATGGAGTGACAATGGATGATATTGATCATTTTGTTTTCCATCAGGCCAATTCATTTATGCTGAATTATTTAAGGAAAAAAACAAAAATACCGGCAGAAAAGTTTTATATTGACATGGAAAACACAGGAAATACCGTGTCCGCCACCATTCCTATCGCCCTGAGAAATATGATGGATAAAGGAATGCTGAAAGAAGGAGACAGGGTATTGATGGCCGGTTTTGGAGTAGGATATTCCTGGGGAGCAACCGTATTGGAAATTTAA
- a CDS encoding class I SAM-dependent methyltransferase, whose protein sequence is MSEITRVLKTLIGYLKRPDLYPELGRKIIKNTVNRGNAFKGKEKTNSWAAGKAISQKEAVSKLFGLEIDAFRTDYAEVLKTADQKEKACPVKMGGPGALELIYYACEFTNAKHVVETGVAYGWSSLASLLSLTKRNGTLYSSDMPYLAQDGDQYVGYVVPQSLKNNWKLFRFADKESLPKIFTENSVFDVLHYDSDKSYNGRMWAYDELYKHLKKGGVFISDDIGDNSAYQDFCEKNSIETTVVEYEGKYIGVFVK, encoded by the coding sequence GTGAGTGAAATAACTAGAGTTCTCAAAACATTAATAGGTTATCTGAAAAGGCCGGACCTATACCCGGAACTAGGCCGGAAAATCATTAAAAATACGGTTAACAGAGGCAATGCCTTCAAGGGCAAGGAAAAAACAAATTCCTGGGCTGCAGGAAAAGCAATTTCCCAGAAAGAGGCTGTTTCAAAACTATTTGGTCTTGAAATAGATGCTTTCCGTACGGATTATGCCGAAGTTTTAAAAACAGCAGACCAGAAAGAAAAGGCATGCCCGGTAAAAATGGGTGGCCCCGGAGCATTGGAACTGATTTATTATGCATGCGAATTTACCAATGCAAAGCATGTAGTAGAAACAGGTGTTGCTTACGGATGGTCATCGCTGGCATCACTTCTGTCCCTCACAAAAAGAAACGGGACATTGTACAGTTCAGATATGCCATATCTGGCACAGGATGGAGATCAGTATGTAGGTTATGTTGTCCCGCAAAGCCTGAAAAACAACTGGAAATTATTCCGTTTTGCCGATAAGGAATCCCTTCCGAAGATTTTTACTGAAAATTCAGTTTTTGATGTTCTTCATTACGATTCTGACAAAAGCTATAACGGAAGAATGTGGGCTTATGACGAACTGTATAAGCATCTGAAAAAAGGAGGTGTATTTATCAGTGATGATATTGGTGATAACTCCGCTTACCAGGATTTCTGTGAAAAAAACAGCATAGAGACAACCGTGGTAGAATACGAAGGAAAATATATCGGCGTTTTTGTTAAATAG
- a CDS encoding glycosyltransferase family 2 protein — MKFSILIANYNNGKFFKDCYDSIIAQEYTDWEVVIIDDRSTDDSVEIIKKIIGGDKRFVLYENDANYGVGVTKAKLIEDATGDVCGYLDPDDIIRPKALKSAVEVLKNKKDVVLTYSRLAKCDQNLNILSEFKSARQVPNGQDTFFNFPIQIAPFVAFRRDVYLKGKKINPELKIAEDQDLYFKMYEVGKVHFINQTDYLYRAHAGGISQNDNKAKSYSYYARSIWEAMQRRNLKQINGKQIPQSYSDPQEIFDLLEYQNKIPFRIRKKITIFLQKLFS; from the coding sequence ATGAAATTTTCTATTCTGATTGCCAATTATAACAATGGTAAATTCTTTAAAGACTGCTACGATTCTATTATCGCTCAGGAATATACAGACTGGGAAGTGGTGATTATAGATGACAGGTCAACAGATGATTCTGTAGAAATTATCAAAAAAATTATTGGCGGCGACAAAAGATTTGTACTCTATGAGAATGATGCGAACTATGGCGTAGGAGTTACAAAAGCTAAACTTATTGAAGATGCTACCGGAGATGTCTGCGGATATCTTGATCCGGATGATATCATTAGGCCAAAAGCTCTAAAAAGTGCTGTTGAAGTTTTAAAAAATAAAAAAGATGTGGTTCTCACCTATTCCAGGCTGGCAAAATGTGATCAGAATTTAAATATCTTAAGTGAATTTAAATCGGCAAGGCAGGTTCCGAACGGCCAGGACACCTTTTTTAATTTTCCTATCCAGATTGCACCTTTTGTAGCTTTCAGGAGAGATGTTTATTTAAAAGGAAAAAAAATAAATCCCGAACTTAAAATAGCAGAAGACCAGGATCTTTATTTTAAAATGTATGAAGTTGGAAAAGTGCATTTTATCAATCAAACCGATTATCTTTACAGGGCTCATGCAGGGGGAATTTCTCAAAACGATAATAAAGCAAAATCTTACAGCTATTATGCCCGTTCGATTTGGGAAGCAATGCAGAGAAGAAATTTGAAGCAAATTAATGGAAAACAGATTCCGCAAAGCTATAGTGACCCACAGGAAATTTTTGATCTTTTGGAGTATCAGAATAAAATTCCCTTCCGTATCAGGAAAAAAATAACAATCTTTTTACAAAAACTCTTCAGTTAA
- a CDS encoding glycosyltransferase, with translation MSQKKKILIRIGSLRHGGAEKVLVNFLKNLPEDKYEVDLLINLYTGMYIKEVPSWVNLYYLLKGEMITTNKPHEIPVKAFRVLYQKMFLWFPGLLYHFVLKNKKYDVEIAAIHGMYRELLSSPQKDSKKIIWIQNDIFNLKEYTPDVIKQLFKFDRILVISNKLKEEMQKLAQTDREKQAVIKIFNPIDKDDTLNKANTPIDDYPFSNTVPTFITIGTVYPQKGYDRLLDVHKKLIDEGLKHQIIIIGDGFDFNNIQSKLNQLGLQETVKMLGFRSNPYPYLKKADFYIMSSRHEGFPTIIAEALILNKPIVSTDVSGIRDLLQDGKLGVITPNSEDGIYEGMKKILINQELAGHYEKEIAATDLPFVLQKSVAKLQEIIDEL, from the coding sequence ATGTCACAGAAAAAGAAAATTCTTATTCGTATAGGTTCTCTCCGACATGGCGGTGCAGAAAAGGTTCTCGTTAACTTTCTCAAAAACCTTCCCGAGGACAAATATGAAGTAGACCTGCTGATCAATCTGTACACAGGAATGTATATCAAAGAAGTTCCGTCATGGGTTAATCTGTATTATCTTCTTAAGGGAGAAATGATTACCACCAATAAGCCTCATGAAATACCTGTAAAAGCATTCAGGGTGCTTTACCAGAAAATGTTCCTGTGGTTTCCGGGGCTCCTTTACCACTTTGTGCTGAAAAATAAAAAATATGATGTGGAAATAGCTGCGATCCATGGAATGTACAGGGAACTTCTTTCCAGTCCGCAGAAAGATTCGAAAAAAATCATCTGGATCCAGAATGATATTTTTAATCTGAAAGAATATACACCGGACGTAATAAAGCAACTTTTCAAATTTGACAGGATATTGGTAATTTCCAACAAGCTGAAGGAGGAAATGCAAAAGCTGGCACAAACAGACCGGGAAAAACAGGCAGTTATTAAAATCTTCAACCCGATTGATAAAGACGACACTCTAAATAAAGCCAATACGCCAATTGATGATTATCCTTTTTCCAATACAGTTCCCACTTTCATTACTATCGGAACGGTTTATCCGCAGAAAGGCTACGACAGGCTTCTGGATGTACATAAAAAGCTGATTGATGAGGGACTTAAACACCAGATTATTATTATTGGTGACGGTTTTGATTTCAACAATATCCAGTCAAAACTTAATCAGCTGGGGCTTCAGGAAACCGTAAAAATGCTTGGTTTCAGAAGTAATCCGTATCCGTACCTGAAAAAAGCTGATTTTTATATCATGTCTTCACGGCATGAAGGCTTTCCCACCATTATTGCGGAAGCTTTGATTCTGAACAAACCTATCGTATCTACAGATGTTTCCGGAATAAGGGATCTTCTTCAGGACGGAAAATTAGGCGTTATTACACCCAACTCGGAAGACGGAATTTATGAAGGAATGAAAAAAATCCTTATCAATCAGGAACTTGCGGGTCATTACGAAAAAGAAATTGCTGCCACCGATCTTCCTTTTGTACTGCAGAAGTCTGTAGCAAAACTTCAGGAAATCATTGATGAACTATAA